CACGGCCCAGGCCGTGTTTGCGGTAATCAAGCATGACACAGATCCGTTCCAATTTGGCGACCTGTTCCACAATGCGCAGTCTGGAGGAAGCAGCAGGTACACCGTCTACGTAGAGTAGAATGTGGCGCGCCTCCGCGTCTAATGTATCATAAGTATCGAATTCATCCGCTGCGGGTACGCCTTGTTCTTCGACAAAAATAGCAGTACGAATGGCGAAGCAGGCATCGAGCAATTCCTGATTAGTAACTTCAACAATCGTTGTATTCATGAATGTTTCTCCTTTGGGTGATCGTAATGTTATCCTGACGTGATAAACTGGTACATAACAGGAATGTGGAACACATCTCGTTCTTTTACAAGCTTTAAGTTATCTAGCTAAAATTAAAACCAATTCAACAGTAGTTATACCATCAATTATGTTGCGAATGCAACAATTTTATAGGGGCGTGAATGTGTTGACTGAGAAAAAAGAAGTGCTGCGTGAAATTGGTATGATTGCCCGCTGTCTGGATTCAATCAGTAATGTGGAGTTTCAGCATCTGAACCTGTCCCGTGGACAATATCTATATCTGTATCGAATCTGTGAGAATCCCGGGATTATTCCGAATCAGCTTGCTGAACTGATCAAAGTGGATCGCACAACGGCGGCCAGAGCTATTAGCAAACTCGAATCCGATGGATTCATTATTAAACAGCCAGCAATGGGTAATAAGAAGAATAAGGTGTTGTATCCCACCGAAGCTGGGCTTGAAGCATGGGAATTCATTCGTAAAGAGGGCGTACATTCGGATCAGGTGACTCTGGATGGTCTGACTGAGGAAGAGATCGAGACCGCGGTCATGCTTCTCCGTCGAATGCGCCATAATATCGAGGTGGACTGGAAATTTGTCAAAAAGGGTGGACGGCGATCCTACATGGATAACCTTGAATAGATGCGAACTTTAGATGTACCTCAGTCACTGACCAAAAAATTCAGGGGTTCACAGTCGTATACATGTGGGAGGAATGGCGTGAAGTTCATATTTCGAAAAAAACGAACGTGGCTGATTCTACTGCTGATCAGTATTACAGCAGCCAGCGTGTTGTTGATGAGGGAGCGGTTCCAGATGAACGAAGTATCCCCAACGGTATCTTTTATCAAGGATGATATGACCAACCCGAACGGAACACTGGCCACCTACTTACAGGATGCAGCTTCGGAGGAGGCAGATACTGTTGCGGGTAGAGAGGCGTTGTCGGAGTCACTCGGCCTGTGGATGCAGTATGCTTTAGCAAATGATGATCAGGCTTTGTTTGAGCAGAGCTACGAGCAATTGAAGACCTATTTTCTCACGCCGCCAAGCCCTTATATAGCCTGGAAGCTGGATGCCAAGGGTGAATCCCATGTAACGACAAATGCACTTGGCGACGATCTTCGTATTATAGGTGCCCTATTGGAAGCAGCAGATCAGTGGGAGCAAGGGAGAGAGGCGAAGTTAGCGACCGCAGCCGCTATTTCCCGTGGCTTAACACAATCGGCTCAGCAACAAGGATATTTGGTAGATTTCCATGATTTTGCAGGTGGACATTCAACGGATACATTAAGCCTGGTCTATGTAGATCTGCCTGCACTGCAAGCGATGGAAAAACATCAAATGGTGGAACCCGGAACCTACGCGAAATACGAAGCTTTACTGAAGAAGATGCCTGAAGATGAATTGTTTTATCCGAAGACCTTCGATGTGGTCCGTAAAAAATATACGTATGATGATACAGTGAATCTGATCGACCAGTTGATCGTGGCGAATCATCTAACCGTGACCGACCGCAAACCGGACAAGCTCATTTCTTTTTTGAAAAAGGAGTTCAACACCCGGCATCAGCTGCCCGGACAGTATAAGCGAGAATCACGCACACCTGCCGTCTCTTATGAATCCTCCTCAGTATATGGCCTCGCCATCTTGCTTGCTGTTCGTTCAGGTGATCCAAAATGGGCCAAACAGTTGTATAACCATATGACTACGTTGCGTGGTCAGGACTCTCGTTATCCGGGTGGATATGTATTTGACGGTAACACACATCTGTTTGACAATCTTTTTCCTTTATTGGGAGAAGTTAATTTACAGAAAAACATTACAAAGTAAGGATTTTGTCATTTCATGAATTGTTCAATGTGGTAGCATAGTTTTGTCTAATGATGTCATAAATTGTTGAAATATAAAAGACGTGAGTTTGAACAAGAGTTCTAAAACTTTCAACGGAGAGAAGGAACTATGAGAAATAAAGCACCTACCCACCGTATTGCATGGGGATATGCCCTTTTAATTGGACTCGCCCTCATGCAGCAACTGATGATTTATCTTAAAGTGTACATGGATCAGAGCTACACTACAGGGGATATGATTTTTAGTATCGTGTCGCTGGGTGCATTGGTTTTTGGTCTTTTTCTGCCTGTTGGAGTATCCGTCGTGGCGGGGTTTGTATATCTGGTCTCTTATTTTGTGTGGCTTGTTACTTACGCTGATGCAAACGTGCTTGTGTTCTCCTGGTGGTTGCTCATCCCTGCCAACGTCGCTGTGGCTGCATTCATCAAGGCAAGTCTGCTGCGCAGTGCGCGTGTAGTGGAACGTCTCCAGGAGATGCAGGATCGTAACCCGGAAATCGATCTGGATACCTCGCTTGGTAATAAGGGAGCTCTGGCAGATACGTTAATCAAACACAGTAACCTTGCTCGTCGATACTCCGAAAAGTATGGATTCAGCATTGCCATGTTCAAGATCGAATTCTTGCCACTGATGATGGAATCCCTCGGTTCTGTCCGGTATGCACAATTCCTGCTTGAAATCTCGGGTACGATCCAGAAGCAGATTCGATATGAGGATTATAAATTTTTCGTGGATCGTGGGCGGTTTGTCATCATATGTCCGATG
The nucleotide sequence above comes from Paenibacillus sp. W2I17. Encoded proteins:
- a CDS encoding diguanylate cyclase domain-containing protein, which gives rise to MRNKAPTHRIAWGYALLIGLALMQQLMIYLKVYMDQSYTTGDMIFSIVSLGALVFGLFLPVGVSVVAGFVYLVSYFVWLVTYADANVLVFSWWLLIPANVAVAAFIKASLLRSARVVERLQEMQDRNPEIDLDTSLGNKGALADTLIKHSNLARRYSEKYGFSIAMFKIEFLPLMMESLGSVRYAQFLLEISGTIQKQIRYEDYKFFVDRGRFVIICPMVNVEYLPLLTQRIKKAIMDLHIIDKKGNELQTVIRSGALVFQKEQFSKYEDIDAVIAALERNTETDLIGEYI
- a CDS encoding MarR family winged helix-turn-helix transcriptional regulator; protein product: MIARCLDSISNVEFQHLNLSRGQYLYLYRICENPGIIPNQLAELIKVDRTTAARAISKLESDGFIIKQPAMGNKKNKVLYPTEAGLEAWEFIRKEGVHSDQVTLDGLTEEEIETAVMLLRRMRHNIEVDWKFVKKGGRRSYMDNLE
- a CDS encoding GNAT family N-acetyltransferase — encoded protein: MNTTIVEVTNQELLDACFAIRTAIFVEEQGVPAADEFDTYDTLDAEARHILLYVDGVPAASSRLRIVEQVAKLERICVMLDYRKHGLGRVLIDKLEQMAVADGLEKAKLHAQVQASGFYERLGYAPASEVFMEDGIPHLLMTKKLKS
- a CDS encoding glycosyl hydrolase family 8, whose protein sequence is MKFIFRKKRTWLILLLISITAASVLLMRERFQMNEVSPTVSFIKDDMTNPNGTLATYLQDAASEEADTVAGREALSESLGLWMQYALANDDQALFEQSYEQLKTYFLTPPSPYIAWKLDAKGESHVTTNALGDDLRIIGALLEAADQWEQGREAKLATAAAISRGLTQSAQQQGYLVDFHDFAGGHSTDTLSLVYVDLPALQAMEKHQMVEPGTYAKYEALLKKMPEDELFYPKTFDVVRKKYTYDDTVNLIDQLIVANHLTVTDRKPDKLISFLKKEFNTRHQLPGQYKRESRTPAVSYESSSVYGLAILLAVRSGDPKWAKQLYNHMTTLRGQDSRYPGGYVFDGNTHLFDNLFPLLGEVNLQKNITK